From Candidatus Binatia bacterium, the proteins below share one genomic window:
- a CDS encoding molybdopterin oxidoreductase: MSAPATAHAAPVRAATPLAIPGGIRAMFGIFILIGIATFLIEYHGGGDQTRAYAAFLLGYVYFLFIAVAGVFFTALHYLVGATWSVVVRRVAEGFTSYLPYALLLFVVLVVGIPKLYVWSNPPVAGEVAAEHVTKGGYLSVPFFTVRNLVILAVWSLFGWYFVRNSTRQDATRDPALTKKSLRVAPIFIVIFAITLTLLGFDLLMSLEPLWYSTMFGVYCFAGAWQSCLALLTIVIVLLRRQGALEGIVSRFHYQDLGKYVFAFSIFWMYIAFSQFMLIWYANLPEETEWMIPRTYTGWGIIGVALMVCKFGIPFFALMPVKVKESEAGLLTVCAIVLVGQWLDLFWVILPVFSPERVVFGWTEIGVTLGFLGLFGWILLGFFSRHPVSPSGDPHYESSVRFHG; this comes from the coding sequence ATGAGCGCCCCGGCCACCGCGCACGCAGCGCCCGTCCGCGCCGCGACGCCGCTCGCGATCCCGGGCGGGATCCGCGCCATGTTCGGCATCTTCATCCTGATCGGCATCGCGACGTTCCTGATCGAGTACCACGGCGGCGGGGACCAGACGCGGGCCTACGCGGCGTTCCTGCTGGGATACGTCTACTTCCTGTTCATCGCGGTCGCGGGGGTCTTCTTCACCGCGCTCCACTATCTGGTCGGGGCCACCTGGAGCGTCGTCGTGCGACGCGTGGCCGAGGGGTTCACGTCCTATCTTCCCTATGCGCTCCTCCTCTTCGTGGTGCTCGTGGTGGGCATTCCGAAGCTCTACGTGTGGTCCAATCCGCCCGTGGCCGGGGAAGTGGCGGCCGAGCACGTGACCAAGGGCGGCTATCTCTCCGTGCCCTTCTTCACGGTCCGGAACCTCGTCATCCTCGCGGTGTGGAGTCTCTTCGGGTGGTACTTCGTGCGGAACTCCACGCGGCAGGACGCGACGCGCGACCCGGCGCTCACGAAGAAGAGCCTTCGGGTGGCGCCGATCTTCATCGTGATCTTCGCCATCACGCTCACGCTCCTGGGCTTCGATCTGCTCATGTCGCTCGAGCCGCTCTGGTACAGCACGATGTTCGGCGTCTACTGCTTCGCGGGCGCCTGGCAGAGCTGCCTGGCGCTCCTGACGATCGTGATCGTGCTCCTCCGGCGCCAGGGCGCGCTCGAGGGGATCGTGAGCCGCTTCCACTATCAGGACCTGGGCAAGTACGTGTTCGCGTTCTCGATCTTCTGGATGTACATCGCCTTCTCGCAGTTCATGCTGATCTGGTACGCGAACCTGCCCGAGGAGACGGAGTGGATGATTCCCCGGACCTACACGGGGTGGGGGATCATCGGCGTCGCGCTCATGGTCTGCAAGTTCGGGATCCCCTTCTTCGCGCTGATGCCGGTCAAGGTGAAGGAGAGCGAGGCGGGGCTCCTCACCGTCTGCGCGATCGTCCTGGTGGGGCAGTGGCTCGATCTCTTCTGGGTGATCCTGCCGGTGTTCTCCCCGGAGCGCGTCGTCTTCGGCTGGACCGAGATCGGCGTCACCCTCGGCTTCCTCGGGCTCTTCGGCTGGATCCTGCTCGGGTTCTTCTCGCGGCATCCGGTTTCGCCGTCGGGCGACCCGCATTACGAATCGAGCGTGAGGTTCCACGGATGA
- a CDS encoding c-type cytochrome has translation MTEHATPQEPGQGSAGRVVGASEHGSGAGHGPPRHTAAPDRDKLSSTVAVAQFVFTGIILAVVAGLMYTAGLHSGKGGGEGGAPGAAGGAQPAASVDVQALLKPSPELVSQGKTLFSVNCASCHGINGKGDGPASSALNPKPRDFTSGYWRYGGGVARIVQTITTGSPGTAMAPFPGIPLQDRFALAQYVRTFNPSKQQEDKPEDLAWLDQFGGGAKKDSTGGGAAVAAGPAPGDTIPIARAMQLIAERPAPAVPAMAGAPADSSEGAMLYAARCASCHGAWGQGGVRTRMIGSAPYVYVTTRSLAATGPLAGDAAGFERLMVYGLTGGMHPSHGDLASEQIRALYDYTQSLRARLSSAARPRS, from the coding sequence ATGACCGAGCACGCCACCCCACAGGAGCCGGGCCAGGGATCGGCCGGCCGCGTCGTCGGCGCCTCGGAGCACGGCTCCGGGGCCGGGCACGGCCCGCCGCGGCACACCGCCGCGCCCGACCGGGACAAGCTCTCCTCGACGGTCGCGGTCGCGCAGTTCGTCTTCACGGGCATCATCCTCGCGGTGGTGGCCGGGCTCATGTACACGGCCGGCTTGCACTCGGGAAAGGGCGGCGGCGAGGGTGGTGCTCCCGGCGCCGCGGGCGGCGCTCAGCCCGCGGCCTCGGTGGACGTGCAGGCGCTCCTCAAGCCCTCGCCCGAGCTGGTGAGCCAGGGGAAGACGCTGTTCTCCGTGAACTGCGCCTCGTGCCACGGCATCAATGGCAAGGGGGACGGTCCCGCGTCGTCGGCCCTGAATCCCAAGCCGCGCGACTTCACGTCCGGCTACTGGCGTTACGGGGGCGGGGTCGCGCGCATCGTCCAGACGATCACGACCGGCTCGCCCGGCACGGCGATGGCCCCCTTCCCGGGCATTCCGCTCCAGGACCGATTCGCGCTCGCGCAGTACGTGCGCACCTTCAATCCGTCGAAGCAGCAGGAGGACAAACCCGAGGATCTGGCCTGGCTGGACCAGTTCGGCGGCGGGGCGAAGAAGGACAGCACGGGAGGCGGCGCCGCGGTCGCGGCCGGCCCCGCTCCGGGAGACACGATCCCGATCGCGCGCGCCATGCAGCTGATCGCCGAGCGCCCGGCGCCGGCCGTCCCGGCCATGGCCGGCGCGCCCGCCGACTCCAGCGAGGGCGCGATGCTCTACGCCGCGCGCTGCGCCTCCTGCCACGGAGCCTGGGGGCAGGGAGGCGTGCGCACGCGCATGATCGGCTCGGCGCCCTACGTCTACGTCACCACCCGGAGCCTCGCGGCCACGGGACCGCTCGCGGGCGATGCCGCGGGTTTCGAGCGCCTCATGGTCTACGGCCTCACGGGCGGGATGCACCCCTCGCACGGGGACCTCGCGTCGGAGCAGATCCGCGCCCTCTACGACTACACCCAATCGCTGCGCGCGCGGCTGTCGAGCGCGGCGCGCCCCAGGAGTTAG
- the coxB gene encoding cytochrome c oxidase subunit II has translation MPTRRTWLAIFSLAVGLLAAGTAGAWLLHPATPVAHEVRTLWYKAVAVTSFFLILAEGLLLIVVLRFRARPGVKAATFHENFRLELLWTAIPALALVYLAGPSFSTLKYLETVPKSDLTVEIIGHQWFWEYRYPGYGVVFANEPLVIPAGKIVAADVTSIDVVHSWFLPDFGVKMDANPGRVNHTWFQVAKPGTYNGQCAELCGVLHAEMFITVNVVPPEEFARWIEQKKRGA, from the coding sequence ATGCCGACGCGCCGGACATGGCTCGCGATCTTTAGCCTTGCGGTGGGACTGCTCGCCGCGGGGACGGCCGGAGCCTGGCTGCTCCACCCCGCCACGCCCGTCGCGCACGAAGTGCGGACGCTCTGGTACAAGGCCGTGGCGGTGACTTCCTTCTTCCTGATCCTGGCCGAGGGTTTGCTCCTGATCGTGGTGCTTCGCTTTCGCGCCAGGCCGGGGGTGAAGGCCGCGACCTTCCACGAGAACTTCCGGCTGGAGCTGCTCTGGACCGCCATTCCCGCGCTCGCGCTGGTCTATCTCGCGGGGCCGTCGTTCTCGACCCTCAAGTACCTCGAGACCGTTCCCAAGTCGGACCTGACCGTCGAGATCATCGGGCACCAGTGGTTCTGGGAGTATCGCTACCCGGGCTACGGCGTGGTCTTCGCGAACGAGCCGCTGGTGATCCCGGCGGGGAAGATCGTGGCCGCCGACGTGACCTCCATCGACGTCGTGCACTCCTGGTTCCTGCCCGATTTCGGCGTCAAGATGGACGCGAACCCCGGCCGCGTGAACCACACCTGGTTCCAGGTGGCCAAGCCGGGCACCTACAATGGACAGTGCGCCGAGCTGTGCGGCGTCCTCCACGCGGAGATGTTCATCACGGTGAACGTGGTGCCGCCCGAGGAATTCGCGCGCTGGATCGAGCAGAAGAAGAGGGGGGCCTAG
- the ctaD gene encoding cytochrome c oxidase subunit I has product MEAGTLTRPVGTELVHVGPKPRTGIMKYLLTTDHKLIGVMYLWLSFTFFFIAGIFAMIMRAQLSKAGLHLLHPETYNQIMSLHGTFMVFFWTIPVLAGLSNYVVPIQVGARDMAFPRLNAISFWLLIPAGGFMLTSLLLQGGAAAAGWTNYPPLSDRQFSPGPGVDLWILGLHLAGLSSILGGINFVVTILNLRAPGMSLMKMPMFCWNVLITQAVILIATPVLAGGLTMLLTDRLFGTGFFHASAGGDPVLWQHLFWFYSHPAVYIMVLPAMGMVSQVLPAFSDKRIFGYTGMVIATAGIGFIGFLVWGHHMFVTGIDQRLRFFFSFASMVIAVPTGIKIWSWLATVWGGAIRFRTPMLFGLGFICLFIIGGITGVWLALVPFDVQVHDTYFVVAHLHYVLFGGSIMGIFCGFYYWFPKISGRLYNEFWGKVHFWLVFLGMNVVFMPMHVMGMLGMPRRIYTYKPQYEGLNQISTIGAGILFVAMSIFLINVLASLWRGKRAPVDPWDHAEFNKTLEWTVSSPPPAENFARIPVIR; this is encoded by the coding sequence ATGGAAGCGGGCACGCTGACCCGGCCCGTCGGGACCGAGCTGGTGCACGTCGGACCGAAGCCGCGCACCGGCATCATGAAGTACCTCCTGACCACCGATCACAAGCTGATCGGGGTCATGTACCTCTGGCTCTCCTTCACGTTCTTCTTCATCGCGGGCATCTTCGCCATGATCATGCGCGCGCAGCTCTCGAAGGCCGGCCTGCACCTGCTCCATCCCGAGACGTACAACCAGATCATGTCGCTGCATGGCACGTTCATGGTCTTCTTCTGGACGATCCCGGTGCTGGCGGGCCTCTCGAACTACGTCGTGCCGATCCAGGTCGGCGCGCGCGACATGGCCTTCCCGCGGCTGAACGCCATCTCGTTCTGGCTCCTGATCCCGGCGGGCGGGTTCATGCTCACGAGCCTTCTGCTCCAGGGGGGGGCCGCGGCGGCCGGCTGGACCAACTACCCGCCGCTCTCCGACCGGCAGTTCTCGCCGGGACCCGGGGTGGACCTCTGGATCCTGGGGCTCCACCTGGCGGGGCTCTCCTCGATCCTCGGCGGGATCAACTTCGTCGTGACCATCCTCAACCTGCGCGCGCCCGGCATGTCGCTCATGAAGATGCCGATGTTCTGCTGGAACGTGCTCATCACGCAGGCCGTGATCCTGATCGCCACGCCGGTGCTGGCGGGCGGCCTCACGATGCTCCTCACCGACCGGCTGTTCGGCACCGGGTTCTTCCACGCCTCGGCGGGCGGCGACCCCGTGCTCTGGCAGCACCTGTTCTGGTTCTATTCGCACCCCGCCGTCTACATCATGGTCCTGCCCGCGATGGGGATGGTCTCCCAGGTGCTGCCCGCGTTCTCCGACAAGCGGATCTTCGGCTACACGGGGATGGTGATCGCCACCGCCGGGATCGGCTTCATCGGCTTCCTGGTCTGGGGCCACCACATGTTCGTGACCGGAATCGACCAGCGGCTGCGCTTCTTCTTCTCGTTCGCTTCGATGGTCATCGCGGTGCCGACCGGCATCAAGATCTGGTCCTGGCTGGCGACCGTCTGGGGCGGCGCCATCCGCTTCCGGACGCCGATGCTCTTCGGCCTCGGCTTCATCTGCCTCTTCATCATCGGCGGAATCACCGGCGTCTGGCTGGCGCTCGTGCCGTTCGACGTCCAGGTGCACGACACCTACTTCGTCGTGGCGCATCTTCACTACGTCCTCTTCGGCGGCTCGATCATGGGGATCTTCTGCGGATTCTATTACTGGTTCCCCAAGATCTCGGGACGCCTCTACAACGAATTCTGGGGCAAGGTTCACTTCTGGCTGGTGTTCCTGGGGATGAACGTGGTGTTCATGCCGATGCACGTGATGGGGATGCTGGGGATGCCCCGGCGCATCTACACCTACAAGCCCCAGTACGAGGGACTGAACCAGATCTCCACGATCGGCGCCGGGATCCTCTTCGTCGCCATGAGCATCTTCCTGATCAACGTCCTCGCGTCCCTCTGGCGCGGCAAGCGCGCGCCGGTCGATCCGTGGGACCATGCGGAGTTCAACAAGACGCTGGAGTGGACGGTCTCGTCGCCGCCGCCCGCCGAGAATTTCGCGCGGATCCCGGTGATCCGGTAG
- a CDS encoding COX15/CtaA family protein, with protein MSARPGRLVPLLRITLLLVFVLVVWGGIVRLSGSGLAIPDWPLAHGKLIPKPQHHVLIEYIHRALAGLVGLATVAVAFLVFRSALWRARLLPLTIAALITLGLQVFLGARVVLEELPVDRVVSHLIIAFLFFAILIRMALVARDAEDEAGVSPAAASGEGASVDPGKRRGIALWAKIAAGAVLAQVALGGWVSSSGAALACPDFPTCQGMWLPPMNGLLGIHYAHRLGAYAVTLIILGMLFRSAPLALPPRARWPLRISGILLTVQFLLGVANVLLRVPLPVSASHLGTALILFGTLNVASYELSRA; from the coding sequence ATGAGCGCCAGGCCGGGCCGCCTCGTCCCGCTCCTTCGAATCACGCTGCTGCTGGTCTTCGTGCTGGTCGTCTGGGGCGGTATCGTCCGCCTCTCGGGATCGGGGCTGGCCATTCCCGATTGGCCCCTGGCGCACGGCAAGCTGATTCCCAAGCCCCAGCACCACGTCCTGATCGAGTACATCCACCGCGCGCTCGCGGGCCTGGTGGGGCTGGCGACCGTCGCCGTCGCGTTCCTGGTCTTCCGGAGCGCCCTGTGGCGCGCGCGGCTCCTCCCGCTCACGATCGCCGCGCTGATCACCCTGGGATTGCAGGTCTTCCTGGGAGCGCGCGTCGTGCTCGAGGAGCTGCCCGTCGACCGCGTCGTATCCCATCTGATCATCGCGTTCCTGTTCTTCGCCATCCTGATCCGGATGGCGCTGGTCGCACGCGACGCCGAAGACGAGGCCGGCGTCTCGCCGGCGGCCGCGTCCGGCGAGGGGGCATCGGTGGATCCCGGCAAGCGCCGGGGGATCGCCCTCTGGGCCAAGATCGCCGCGGGGGCCGTCCTGGCCCAGGTGGCGCTGGGGGGATGGGTCTCCTCCTCGGGGGCGGCGCTCGCGTGCCCCGACTTTCCGACCTGCCAGGGGATGTGGCTTCCCCCCATGAACGGCCTCCTGGGAATCCACTATGCCCACCGGCTGGGCGCCTACGCCGTGACGCTGATCATCCTCGGGATGCTCTTCCGCTCGGCACCCCTGGCCCTGCCGCCCCGCGCCCGGTGGCCGCTCCGGATTTCGGGTATACTCCTCACCGTTCAGTTTCTGCTGGGCGTGGCCAACGTGCTCCTCCGCGTGCCCCTCCCGGTCAGCGCGAGCCACCTGGGCACGGCGCTGATCCTGTTCGGAACCCTCAACGTGGCGAGCTACGAGCTGTCCCGTGCGTGA
- a CDS encoding heme o synthase, whose translation MRDYIELTKPRIVALVMITALAGVVAERSLLLEPLRLIVVLGAIMLTAGSANAFNQYFERDLDAQMERTRARRPLPLHRVAPGRALAFAIVIGVLSVVALAQYGSLLAAWLAFGTIAFYGFFYTLWLKPRTVHNIVIGGAAGAMGPVIAWAAAAGHLALAPVLMFLVIFLWTPPHFWALAICVQDDYRRVSIPMLPIVKGEPETYRQIELYTLVLVLVTLLMPFANAGGLVLGVTALFLGVGFLVKAVRARRAPTVAAARGVFAYSIVYLFALFLGMIADALWRIPLRS comes from the coding sequence GTGCGTGATTACATCGAGCTGACGAAGCCCCGCATCGTGGCCCTGGTCATGATCACCGCCCTGGCCGGCGTCGTGGCGGAGCGCTCGCTCCTCCTGGAGCCGCTCCGGCTCATTGTCGTGCTCGGCGCCATCATGCTCACCGCCGGCTCGGCGAATGCCTTCAACCAGTACTTCGAGCGCGACCTGGACGCGCAGATGGAGCGCACCCGGGCGCGCCGTCCGCTGCCGCTCCACCGCGTGGCGCCGGGGCGCGCGCTCGCCTTCGCCATCGTGATCGGCGTCCTCTCCGTGGTCGCCCTCGCCCAGTACGGAAGCCTCCTCGCGGCCTGGCTCGCGTTCGGGACGATCGCGTTCTACGGCTTCTTCTACACGCTCTGGCTCAAGCCGCGCACCGTGCACAACATCGTGATCGGCGGGGCGGCGGGCGCCATGGGCCCCGTGATCGCCTGGGCTGCCGCGGCGGGGCACCTGGCGCTCGCGCCGGTGCTGATGTTCCTCGTGATCTTCCTCTGGACCCCGCCCCACTTCTGGGCGCTCGCGATCTGCGTGCAGGACGACTATCGCCGGGTGAGCATCCCGATGCTCCCGATCGTGAAGGGGGAGCCGGAGACCTACCGGCAGATCGAGCTCTACACGCTCGTGCTCGTCCTGGTCACGCTGCTGATGCCCTTCGCCAACGCCGGCGGCCTCGTGCTCGGCGTCACGGCGCTGTTCCTGGGCGTCGGGTTCCTGGTGAAGGCGGTTCGCGCCCGGCGCGCGCCCACCGTGGCGGCGGCGCGCGGCGTCTTCGCCTACTCCATCGTCTACCTCTTCGCGCTCTTCCTGGGCATGATCGCCGACGCGCTCTGGCGCATTCCGCTCCGCTCCTGA